The nucleotide sequence GAGCGAGCCGACGTAATGTCCGAGATGAAGCCGCCCCGTAGGACGGTCGCCTGTCAATATGATTTTCTTCATGCGAAAGCCTCTTTTCCTTTGATTTACAAGTCACTACTTATTCTACTATGAAAATCCAAGAGGTCAAGCCCGAAGGGCGCAGAACGATTGGCTTTTTCATGTAAGGGCGGCGCACAATGTCCACGAAGTGGACGTTTGTGCGTGTAGTTTACTATGAAAATCCAAGAGGTCAAGCCCGAAGGGCGCAGAGCGATTGGCTTTTTCATGTAAGGGCGGCGCACAATGTCCACAAAGTGGACGTTTGTGCGTATAGCTTACTATGAAAATCCAAGAGGTCAAGCCCGAAGAGAAGTGAGCGAGGCGGCGAATGCACATCGCCATGTACATTCGCCGTCTCGCTCTGCCTTGCGATATTTTCCTTCATCTCTTCACAATCAAGCGTTCCTGCATGCCGTGCACGATTCATTCCGCTTTGGCAATTCCACCTCACGAAACTTCATCGTCAGCGCGTCGTAAATCAGCAATCGCCCGACAAGAAGATCCCCGATGCCCAGAATATACTTGACGGCTTCGACCGCCTGCAAAGATCCCATGACGCCTACCGCTGCGCCCAAAACGCCGATTTCGCGGCTCGTCGGCACACTTCCCTCTTCGGGCACATCCTCAAAAATGCAGCGATAGCACGGGCTTTCTCCTGGCAGGACGGTCATGATCTGCCCGCTGAATCCCGTGATTCCCGCATGAGAAAAAGGCTTATGCAGACGCACGCAGGCGTCATTGATGAGAAACTTTGCAAGGAAATTATCTGTGCAGTCGAGAACGAAATCATAGCTGCGATCACAGAGAATATCCTCAGCATTGTCCTCAGAGAATCTCTCCCGATAGACGTTAACGCGCACAGCGGGATTAAGCGCGGCAAGCGCTCTCGCCATCGAATCCGCCTTCTTCCTGCCAACATCCGCTGACCGATGCGCTATCTGGCGCTGCAAATTGGAGATGTCGACGTCATCATCGTCGGCAACGCCGATCTCGCCGACGCCCGATGCCACGAGATACATCGCCGCAGGCGAGCCAAGCCCGCCCGCGCCTACAATCAAAACCTTCGAGGCGAGAAGCTTCTGCTGCCCCGCCTCGCCAACGCCCGCAAGCAGCATCTGGCGCGAATACCGCTCGCGCTCTTCCTGCGTCAACTGCTGCGTGTGCATTTCCTCATCGCCCATATCAGACGGCAACGACCTTGACGACGTTTGCACCGAAGGCTTCCTTCAAAGCAGGCAGGCACTCCTTCACGAGCATCGTGCGCTCACGCGCTGTGCGCACCGTGACGAGGAGCGTCGTGCCGCTCTTCGCGAGATTCTGCAGCGGCGCGAGGTACTTCTTGTAGCCCTCTTCCCCGAGGATGCCTTTCGCACGCGAAAGACCTTCATGCACCTCCGCGCGAGCCGCAGGGATGCGCTCCTCAATCGGGCTCATCTTTTCCGCCGTCAGATGTGGATTGTTCAGCAACCATTCCTTTTCCATCATGATGGGTTCCTCCCTTACAAACGATGCGAAATAACGACGGCATCATCAAGCGATTTTTTCGAGATCTCTATGCGGATCTCCATATCTTATTTCTGCATCAAACCGACCTTGATGAAGGCGATCTTGCCATTCTTGACGCCGAAGGTCAGATAGTGAAACGGATTGTCTGTCTGCCAATACGTGTAGTAGTCGTAGCCCGGCATACGGTGTTTCTTATGCTTCGTCGAGTCGACTGCACCCGTGCCGTAAATCTTCTGCAGGATCGAGGCGTCCATGCCGACGGTCACGCCTGCGGGCGTCGCCCAGCCGTTGTTTCCCTTGACGAGGACGGACTTCACGCTCATGCCGTCCGCCGAGGGCACGATCTTCACGGTGTCGCCATAGCCGAAGAGATGATCGACGTAATGCGACTGCACGTCTTTCATTGGTCCGTAGATGCTCTCCACATAGTCGAGCGACATCCCCGGCTCTACGCCGCCGAGCGACATGTCCTGCGGCGTGATCCAATCGAGCCCTTCCGCGCCGCATACGGCGCTCCCAGCGGCGAGCGTCGCGCCCAGCAGCAAACTTGCGGCAATCTTTTTCAACTTCACGAAAATACACTCCTTCTCCTATACAACAGTAAAAACAGCCAATCTACGTTTTTCTGTGCCTATGCTTCACCTCCCCAAAGTTTTTCTGCCGTACCTTTTCCAGTCACTCTATCCACGGGGAAATCAGAAACTCTCCTCAAAATGTATAGTTGCAGCTCAGCATGAAGTTCGTCGGCGCAACGCGGTAGTTCGCACCCGTATGCGAAGTCACATCCGCGCGGTCGAGCACGTTTTCCACGGTCAGGCGTATCTCGCTTCTATCGTCGGGACGGTACGCCGTGCTCCAACTCGTGAGGAAGTACGGCTTGCACGCATAGGACGGCTCGCTCGAAGGCGACTGCACGCGGCCTGCAAGGTAAGAGCCTGTGAGCGACGAGCTCCACTTGCCCCTCTTGTAGAGAACGCCGCCCGTAAGCTGCAGCTTGCCAAAGGTGCGTTCCCAATCCGTGCCCTTGCTGCCCTTCGTCTCGGGGTTCTGCCATGTGACTCCCCAGTTCCACGAAAAGCCGTGCTTTCCTTGCGTCTCGCACGAAAGTTCCAGTCCCGTGTTGCGAAAATCTTCATTCGTGTATTGATACCTATTATCCCGCGGTTTCCATGTCGCCGTGATGTTGTCCTTCACGTCCATGTGAAAGAGCGCCGCCTTCCATGTATGCCCTGCGTGCTTCGCCTTCCAGCCAATCTCGTAGGTAACACCCGTCTGCGGCTTCAAATCCGGCGCGGGCACGAGTCGGCTGCTCGCACCATACATCTGCGCGAACTTCGGCATGACGAAGGACTGGCTGACGGAAAGATAGAGGCTGTTTTCGTGGTCGAGCTTGTGCAGCCACTGACCGGAAGCGCTGAAATTATGGTAGTTCTCATCGCGCATCGCCGCTGTCGTCCACGTCTCGCGCATGCCGAAGATGCCCGTGTCGCGCTCTGTGAACTTCTGCTCCCATTGTCCGAACACGCCCCAGTTGTTGCGCATATAGCTCGCGGGGTTCTTCGTCGACGGCGCAGGGAGCGCCTTGTAGAGTTCGTGTTCCAAACTGAATCCGAGTACGGCGGTCGCCTTCGGATCGGGCTTCCATGTGCGCTGCAGATCGACGCCGTACGTCGTATTGCGCTCACGCGTGTTGTACCAATCGCCGGGCGTTTTCGCACCCGTGCGCGAAATCTCTGTCGGCCCCTTAGCTTCCACCGTCCCCGTATTGAAGTAGAGGCTGCCCTTCCACGCATGATCATGGTAATTGAGCTGACTCACGTATTGCTCCGTCGTGTAGGTGCGTGCATGGAACGGGTCGCCGAGGCGCACGCCCGAGGAGGTTCGATCCACGCGGTCGACGAAGCGCAGATAGGTCGCTTCCGTCTTGTAATAGCCGAAGAGGAAATCAAGCTGAGGATTGATATGATATGTCAATCCCGCGCTCGTCTTCTCCACATCGCGCAAGTCGGTGCGCGTCGAGCCGTTGAACTTCGCAGATATGACATCTGTCTCGGCAAGGCCGTTCAGATGCCCCCACTTGTCGTAATTGTAGTAGACGCCGAAGCGCTCGTCGCCTGCGCTCACACCGTACTGGCGCTGTCCGAAATTGCCGAAGCCGACATGCGCCGCATTGCTCGCGCCCTTCTTCGTGATGATGTTCACGATGCCGCTCATCGCTTCGCTGCCGTAGAGGACGGATCCCGAGCCTTTGACGACCTCGATGCGCTCGATTTGGTCGGCAGGGATCTGGTCGAGGTTGTACTTGCCGCGCCATGAGATGGGACTGCCATTCATGAGTACGAGCGTGCCGCTCTTGAAGCCGCGCACGTTCAGCTCGTTGTTCATCGTTCCCATCGAAGCACCGGAAGGGCCGAAGGATTTGTAGGCGAAGCCGTTGACCTTGGCGAGCGCGTCCGCCGCATCGGCGGCGCCGCTCTCCTTGATGGCCTCGCCTGTGATGACCACGGTTGCCGCCGGCACGTCAATGTCGCGCTTTTCGCGGCGCGTCGCCGTCACGACGGTATCTTCGAGCGCATGATCGTCTTCTGCCGCTGCCACTGGCGCAGCAGAAGACTCTTCCTTTGCTGCCTCACTCGTCTGCTGCGGCATTTGCGCCGCCCAAGCGGGGGCGGATGTCGCCATAAATGCAGCCGCGATGGCGAGTGTGAGCATCTTCTTCTTCTCGCTTTGCAAAATATATCCTTCTTTCATAAATTCAATTCAAACGGAAATGAAACGTCTTCGTCCAGACGCCGCGCGCACCGCCGTCACCGGGATTGAACGTGAAGCGGTAGCCTGCCGCTACCGCCGCACTGTCCATCTCGGCGTAGCCCGAGGACGAGATGACGGCGACATCTTCGATCGAGCCGTCGGACGCAACGAAGATCTTGATCGTAACGCTGCCTTCGACATCTTCCTCGATGAGATCAGGAGGATAGTCAGGTCGCGCTTCCGAGCGAAGGCTCGCCTCGATGCGCTCCTTGGGCGGCGGAGGAGGTGGCGGGGGCGGCGGCTCAGGCGGTGGCTCAGACTGGCTGACTCCCGTCCCCGTGCCGCCCGTGCCCGGCCCCTTGCCATCGCCGATGCCCGTGCCGACGCCTTTTCCTTCACCGCCTTGTCCCAGTGGATTGCCCGCACGCGCTTCTCGCTTCTGACTCGGCTTATCCGACTCTTCGGGAGGCTTCTGATCGATCGGAGGCAAAGTCTTGTCGGGTATCACGACCTCGTCGACGGCCGGCGCCGCTTCTACCTGCGGCGGCGAGCCGCCGCCTTCGCTTCCCTCATCCTGCGCCTCGTCATAGATGACGACCTCGACGTTATCGCTCTTCTCTTTCATCGTCGCCATGGAAAAGACGCCGACAGCCGCCGCGATAAAAAAGATGATGAGATGCACACCGAGAGACGCGAGGAGAGCCTTGTACTTATCTCTCGTATTCTCCATACGTCACTTGCCCCCTGCACTTTCGCCGGCAAGTCCGAAACGCGTGATGCCCGCCCCCTTGAACTTGTCGAGGAGCGCATAGACCATGCCATAGTCAATGTCCTGGTCGGCGCGCAGCACGAGGGAGAAGTTGCCGTTTCTCGCATTCTCCGCCTTGGCGCGCTCAAGAAGCGTCTTTTCCGCGATGGGCTGATCCTCAAGGAAAAGGCTGCCGTCCTTCTTCATCGTGACGACATAAGTCACGCGCATCTGCGTTTCCACGTTTGCCGCCTTCGGCATATTGACGTCGACAGTCTTGAGATTCACCATGTAGAGCGTGCTGAGCATGAAGAAGACGAGAAGGAAGAACATGATGTCAATCATCGGGATGATGATGATCTCGGGCTTGTCGAAGCCCCTCCTGTCCCTGAGCCTCATCGCGCCGCCCCCTCATTGGAAGAAAGCGCATCCTTCGCACCCTCGACAAGTGAGAAGCACTGCTCCATATCCGTCACAATGCTCTCAATGCGCTGCGTGAAGTACGCGTGCACGGAGAGTGCGATGATGGCGACACAAAGCCCCATGGCAGTCGCGATCAAAGCCTCGCCGACGCCGCCCGTGATCGCCGTCGCCTGTCCCGACTGAAGGTTGAACACGGAAAATGCCGAGATCATGCCGCTGATCGTGCCGAGAAGTCCCAGAAGCGGCGCCATCGTCACGATGACGCTCAAATAATAGAGACGCTTCCTAAGCTTCGACAGCACGATGCCCGACTGAATCTCCATGTAGGAGGAGACGCGAGACGAATCCTTCTTTACGAGCTTCATCGCCCCGAAAAGAATGTTGGCAAGCGCCCCGCGATGATCTTCGGCAAGTTTCCTCGCCCCCGCAAAATCATCGTTCGCCATGCACTGATAAAACTCCCGCGTAAAGGCGCGTCCTGTGTCCATGCGCGAAAAGTACATCGCACGCTCGATGCCGATCGTCACGACGAAGATCGAGCAAAGGAGCAGTACATACATGATGGAGCCGCCCTTGTGGAAAAACTCTATGCCTGTCATAATTGCGTCCATGAAAAAATCCTCCTGAAATTACATAAAAGTACTCTTCTATTCCACCGCCGAGAGATGCTCTTCACGCCCTTGGGCGAAGGCGTCTCCGTATGCGCAATAGGCGATTTCCTGCACGCCGAGCACGAAGTCCTGCGAACAGTTGTAGATGTAGGCTTCCGTCGGTTCTTCGAGGCGATGCTCGCGGATGGCCTTGACCGTTTGCAGGGATGGGTCGTCGAAGTATTCCTTGCGGAACTTGTCGACGTCGAATTTCCCATGGTCATTGTACGTCGGTACGAAGAGGATGTCTGGATTGATCTCGACGAGCTGCTCCTTCGTCATGACTTGCCCGTCGCGGATGCCGAGCGCCGACCTGCCGTTCTTCACGCCCGCATAACGGCAGGCGTCGTCAAAGCTGGAGCCGATGCCGCCATAACCCGACATCAAGGAAATCAAGACGACGGTCTTGCGCTCGCTCTCGGGGATGGCGCTGACCTTCTTCTCTATGCCTTTGAGATGCTCGTCCATCATCGCAAGGAGCTTCTCCCCGCGCTCGGACACGCCTGCCGCCTGTGCGAGAAGCACGATCGTCTCCTTGATCTCGGCGAGATTCCTCGCGCCCTTGCAGACGACGACGGTAAGCCCCGCTTCACGAAGCGACGGCACGATGGCGAGATCCCCCCAGTCAGGCACGATGACGAGATCGGGCGAGAGTGCGACGAGTTCTTCCACTGTCGGATTGCCGACGCGCTTTTCCACCTTCTTCGCAAGCTCCACAACATTCGAACTTACGGGGTCATCGAGGAGGCCGTTTACCGCCGCCATATCCTCGGGCGGCACGAGACCGAGCATGACCTCGTCCGTGCTCATCGAAAGCGTGACGATGCGATGCGGCTTTGCCGGCACGGTGACGACCGTCCCTTGGCTGTCCGTGACCGTATAGCTTCCCGCACCGCCTTGCGCCGCCTCCGGCGCTGTACGGCACGCCGTCAGCAGCAGGCAAACGACGACTATGACTAGGACAAAGAAACTTTTCTTCAAACCCTTTCCTCCTCCCACCGCCTGTGACAGAGCTTCGATAGCGGTGAAATCCAACTTTCTGCGAGGAAAATCATCCATAAAAAAGAGCCTTCCTCCCTCGAAGAGAAAAGCTCCCTCCTGCAGCGGCACGAAGGCGCACACAGGCACAGAAGAATCCCCTTCCCATCGATCGCAGGTCAAACGGTGATTGTCAAGCAGGCAGTTCTCCTGGCTCGGTTCATCGCTCGGCTGCGCCTTCCCAGGACAACGCCCCAGTGACATCCTTGCAGCTTCGCTCCCCTCACAGTGGCGGGACCGCTCCGGCATATCCGGATTTTCTTTTAAACCCTTGCGGGTACCTGCTCCACAGCGGAGATTTTCCGCTGTCCTTCATGAAATTATGAATACACTGATTCACCGCCTATGCTACCGCAAAACTTATGGCTTGTCAATGCACTTCGGCGAGAACGACAAGGGGCTGCCTTTTGGCAGCCCCTTCGCTTCGTCTCTTATGAAAGCTATCCTCAGCCCAACGACTGCAGAAGCATCGCTGCACTCGCTCCGCTCGCAGCACCAGTTCGACCGTTCAACTCAGCTTCTTTCACGCCCCCAATGTGCTCTGTCCTCGTGCTGATGACCGTTGAATCCTTCTCGGCAGTCGTTGCCTTCGTCTTGTTCTCCGAAATGATTTCCGTCCCACGATAGACGGTGACGAGCACGGAACCGTCTGCCATCACCTTCGTCACGGTCGTCGTTTCTTCCTCGTTCTTATCGCCAGAATTTTCGCCGCGAGGCGCACCGCCGCCCGTTTCCATCTGCCGCAGGATGGCGGAAAAAGCATCCTGTGCCGCCTCGGACTTCTTCTTGTGCACCGCGCCTACAGCAGATGCGAGGCCATGTCCGCCAAGTTTCTCGATCATGTTCATAGAAAACACCTCCAATTTCTATGTCGAAAGAATCGGAGAATTCCTTAAGGCGCTTCCTTTTCGGGAATCTTCCCATGAATATTGGATGTGTGCTATAATATAGACGGTGCTACTACAACGGTGGCGGTCGATTCTTAGCCCTCCTTGGCGGTCAACGTCAGCCAATCATGCGGCGCGCTTTGCGCTTGCATTCTTGGGACGTTTTCGCATACGAGCCGTTTGCCAATCAGCCGCGCCCTTTGGACTTGCTTCTTGGACGGCTCAGCAGGGCGCTGCTTATAACCCTGTACGATTTTTTATCGTTGGTGTTTCTCGTTACGATTTGCATCGTAGCGTTAAAAGCGTAAGAATCCCCGCCTGCTCCGACAAAAGTTAGGCGGGGATTCTCAATCCTTTAAAACTGTCTCGGGCTGACCGTTACCAGTAGCACCCTTTCTACGCTTATTATACGACG is from Selenomonas sputigena ATCC 35185 and encodes:
- a CDS encoding ABC transporter substrate-binding protein, producing MKKSFFVLVIVVVCLLLTACRTAPEAAQGGAGSYTVTDSQGTVVTVPAKPHRIVTLSMSTDEVMLGLVPPEDMAAVNGLLDDPVSSNVVELAKKVEKRVGNPTVEELVALSPDLVIVPDWGDLAIVPSLREAGLTVVVCKGARNLAEIKETIVLLAQAAGVSERGEKLLAMMDEHLKGIEKKVSAIPESERKTVVLISLMSGYGGIGSSFDDACRYAGVKNGRSALGIRDGQVMTKEQLVEINPDILFVPTYNDHGKFDVDKFRKEYFDDPSLQTVKAIREHRLEEPTEAYIYNCSQDFVLGVQEIAYCAYGDAFAQGREEHLSAVE
- a CDS encoding ExbD/TolR family protein: MRLRDRRGFDKPEIIIIPMIDIMFFLLVFFMLSTLYMVNLKTVDVNMPKAANVETQMRVTYVVTMKKDGSLFLEDQPIAEKTLLERAKAENARNGNFSLVLRADQDIDYGMVYALLDKFKGAGITRFGLAGESAGGK
- a CDS encoding energy transducer TonB, with the protein product MENTRDKYKALLASLGVHLIIFFIAAAVGVFSMATMKEKSDNVEVVIYDEAQDEGSEGGGSPPQVEAAPAVDEVVIPDKTLPPIDQKPPEESDKPSQKREARAGNPLGQGGEGKGVGTGIGDGKGPGTGGTGTGVSQSEPPPEPPPPPPPPPPKERIEASLRSEARPDYPPDLIEEDVEGSVTIKIFVASDGSIEDVAVISSSGYAEMDSAAVAAGYRFTFNPGDGGARGVWTKTFHFRLN
- a CDS encoding TonB-dependent receptor plug domain-containing protein → MKEGYILQSEKKKMLTLAIAAAFMATSAPAWAAQMPQQTSEAAKEESSAAPVAAAEDDHALEDTVVTATRREKRDIDVPAATVVITGEAIKESGAADAADALAKVNGFAYKSFGPSGASMGTMNNELNVRGFKSGTLVLMNGSPISWRGKYNLDQIPADQIERIEVVKGSGSVLYGSEAMSGIVNIITKKGASNAAHVGFGNFGQRQYGVSAGDERFGVYYNYDKWGHLNGLAETDVISAKFNGSTRTDLRDVEKTSAGLTYHINPQLDFLFGYYKTEATYLRFVDRVDRTSSGVRLGDPFHARTYTTEQYVSQLNYHDHAWKGSLYFNTGTVEAKGPTEISRTGAKTPGDWYNTRERNTTYGVDLQRTWKPDPKATAVLGFSLEHELYKALPAPSTKNPASYMRNNWGVFGQWEQKFTERDTGIFGMRETWTTAAMRDENYHNFSASGQWLHKLDHENSLYLSVSQSFVMPKFAQMYGASSRLVPAPDLKPQTGVTYEIGWKAKHAGHTWKAALFHMDVKDNITATWKPRDNRYQYTNEDFRNTGLELSCETQGKHGFSWNWGVTWQNPETKGSKGTDWERTFGKLQLTGGVLYKRGKWSSSLTGSYLAGRVQSPSSEPSYACKPYFLTSWSTAYRPDDRSEIRLTVENVLDRADVTSHTGANYRVAPTNFMLSCNYTF
- a CDS encoding HesA/MoeB/ThiF family protein — its product is MGDEEMHTQQLTQEERERYSRQMLLAGVGEAGQQKLLASKVLIVGAGGLGSPAAMYLVASGVGEIGVADDDDVDISNLQRQIAHRSADVGRKKADSMARALAALNPAVRVNVYRERFSEDNAEDILCDRSYDFVLDCTDNFLAKFLINDACVRLHKPFSHAGITGFSGQIMTVLPGESPCYRCIFEDVPEEGSVPTSREIGVLGAAVGVMGSLQAVEAVKYILGIGDLLVGRLLIYDALTMKFREVELPKRNESCTACRNA
- a CDS encoding MotA/TolQ/ExbB proton channel family protein — protein: MDAIMTGIEFFHKGGSIMYVLLLCSIFVVTIGIERAMYFSRMDTGRAFTREFYQCMANDDFAGARKLAEDHRGALANILFGAMKLVKKDSSRVSSYMEIQSGIVLSKLRKRLYYLSVIVTMAPLLGLLGTISGMISAFSVFNLQSGQATAITGGVGEALIATAMGLCVAIIALSVHAYFTQRIESIVTDMEQCFSLVEGAKDALSSNEGAAR